From Solwaraspora sp. WMMD1047, the proteins below share one genomic window:
- a CDS encoding TetR/AcrR family transcriptional regulator, with amino-acid sequence MTDSPSTNGGVGRDRPPAPPPAATKTSSRVRMSAAQRREQLIAIGRQLFAERGFDATSIEEVASRAKVSKPVVYEHFGGKEGLYAVVVDREVLALLDRITTALTAGHPRELLEQAALALLTYIEEETSGFRVLVRESPVLSATGNFSSVMNDVAHQVEHILGAEFKSRAYDPKLAELYSQSLVGMVALTGRWWLEVRKPRKETVAAHLVNLAWNGLSHLEAKPTLLTHRPR; translated from the coding sequence GTGACAGACAGCCCGAGCACGAACGGTGGCGTCGGGCGCGACCGGCCGCCAGCGCCGCCGCCAGCGGCGACCAAGACCAGTTCCCGGGTACGCATGTCAGCGGCCCAACGTCGCGAACAGCTGATCGCCATCGGCCGTCAGCTCTTCGCCGAGCGCGGTTTCGACGCCACCTCCATCGAGGAGGTGGCGTCCCGCGCGAAGGTCTCCAAGCCGGTGGTCTACGAGCACTTCGGCGGCAAGGAGGGGCTCTACGCGGTCGTCGTCGACCGCGAGGTGCTGGCCCTGCTGGACCGGATCACCACCGCACTGACCGCCGGCCACCCCCGGGAGCTGCTGGAACAGGCCGCGCTGGCGCTGCTCACCTACATCGAGGAGGAGACCAGCGGCTTCCGGGTGCTGGTCCGCGAGTCGCCGGTGCTCTCCGCGACCGGCAACTTCAGCAGCGTGATGAACGACGTGGCGCACCAGGTGGAACACATCCTCGGCGCCGAGTTCAAGAGCCGGGCGTACGACCCCAAGCTGGCTGAGCTGTATTCGCAGTCGCTGGTGGGGATGGTGGCGCTCACCGGCCGCTGGTGGCTGGAGGTGCGCAAGCCCCGCAAGGAGACGGTCGCCGCCCACCTGGTGAACCTGGCCTGGAACGGGCTGTCCCACCTGGAGGCCAAGCCCACCCTGCTGACCCACCGGCCCCGCTGA
- a CDS encoding 3'(2'),5'-bisphosphate nucleotidase CysQ, with protein MAAPPANDGAFASWLAGRAGRALLDLRAEIGHADPGALKAAGDKVSHDLLRTELARWRPGDAVLSEEDEGSRLAWAADTEPAAAPRLTADRVWIIDPLDGTREFSEEGRADWAVHVALWARTAATRHGLVAGAVALPAQHRVIDTENPPSYPPMAVRPPAGPTMRLAASRSRPPVFLTDLAAGLGAELVPMGSAGAKIAAVVAGDVDAYVHAGGQYEWDSAAPVAVATATGLHASRIDGSALQYNGADPRLPDLVVCRKDLAARLLAALHRHLPTA; from the coding sequence ATGGCCGCGCCACCGGCCAACGACGGCGCCTTCGCGAGCTGGCTGGCCGGCCGGGCCGGCCGGGCCCTGCTCGACCTGCGCGCCGAGATCGGGCACGCCGACCCGGGCGCGCTCAAGGCCGCCGGTGACAAGGTCTCCCACGATCTGCTCCGCACCGAACTGGCCCGCTGGCGGCCCGGCGACGCGGTCCTCTCCGAGGAGGACGAGGGCTCCCGGCTGGCCTGGGCCGCCGACACCGAACCCGCCGCCGCCCCCCGGCTCACCGCAGACCGGGTCTGGATCATCGACCCGCTCGACGGCACCCGCGAGTTCTCCGAGGAGGGCCGGGCGGACTGGGCGGTGCACGTGGCGCTCTGGGCGCGTACCGCGGCCACCCGGCACGGCCTGGTCGCCGGGGCGGTGGCGCTGCCCGCCCAGCACCGGGTGATCGACACCGAGAACCCGCCCTCCTACCCGCCGATGGCCGTTCGTCCGCCGGCCGGGCCGACGATGCGGCTCGCGGCCAGCCGCAGCCGCCCCCCGGTCTTCCTCACCGACCTCGCCGCCGGCCTCGGGGCCGAGCTGGTGCCGATGGGCTCGGCCGGCGCCAAGATCGCCGCGGTGGTGGCCGGCGACGTCGACGCCTACGTGCACGCCGGCGGCCAGTACGAGTGGGATTCCGCCGCGCCGGTGGCTGTGGCGACGGCCACCGGGCTGCACGCTTCCCGAATCGACGGATCCGCGTTGCAATACAACGGGGCCGATCCGCGCCTGCCCGACCTGGTGGTCTGCCGGAAGGACCTCGCCGCCCGGCTGCTCGCCGCCCTGCACCGGCACCTCCCGACCGCCTGA
- a CDS encoding ribose-phosphate diphosphokinase produces MGSIVAENRKSLMLFSGRGFPELASEIGEVLGVAPTPTDSYEFANGEIFVRFKESVRGSDAFVVQSVTHGVNKWVMETLIMVDALKRGSAKRITVVLPFYPYARQDKKHRGREPISARLVADLLKKAGANRILTVDLHTAQIQGFFNGPVDHLFAMDILAAYVEKRYAGRPMTVVAPDSGRVRVAERWTDRLGGCPLAFIHKTRDPLKPNQVVANRVVGEVEGRVCLIVDDMIDTGGTICKAAEILDQAGAAEVLVAATHALLSDPATERLKNSRISEVVVTNTLPLPPEKQLDKITVLSIAPLLARAIREVFDDGSVTTLFGGLS; encoded by the coding sequence ATGGGCAGCATCGTCGCCGAAAACCGCAAGAGCCTGATGCTCTTCTCCGGCCGGGGCTTTCCCGAGCTGGCCAGTGAGATCGGCGAGGTGCTCGGCGTGGCGCCGACGCCGACCGACTCGTACGAGTTCGCCAACGGCGAGATCTTCGTCCGGTTCAAGGAGTCGGTCCGCGGCTCCGACGCCTTCGTCGTCCAGTCGGTCACCCACGGCGTCAACAAGTGGGTGATGGAGACGCTGATCATGGTCGACGCGCTGAAGCGCGGATCGGCCAAGCGGATCACCGTGGTCCTGCCGTTCTACCCGTACGCCCGGCAGGACAAGAAGCACCGGGGGCGCGAGCCGATCTCCGCCCGGCTCGTGGCCGACCTGCTCAAGAAGGCCGGCGCCAACCGGATCCTCACCGTCGACCTGCACACCGCCCAGATCCAGGGCTTCTTCAACGGCCCGGTGGACCACCTGTTCGCGATGGACATCCTGGCCGCCTACGTCGAAAAGCGGTACGCCGGCCGGCCGATGACGGTGGTGGCGCCGGACTCCGGCCGGGTCCGGGTCGCCGAGCGCTGGACCGACCGGCTCGGCGGCTGTCCGCTGGCCTTCATCCACAAGACCCGGGACCCGCTCAAGCCGAACCAGGTGGTCGCCAACCGGGTGGTCGGCGAGGTCGAGGGGCGGGTCTGCCTGATCGTCGACGACATGATCGACACCGGCGGCACCATCTGCAAGGCGGCCGAGATCCTGGACCAGGCCGGCGCGGCCGAGGTGCTGGTCGCCGCCACCCACGCGCTGCTCTCCGACCCGGCCACCGAGCGGTTGAAGAACAGCCGGATCAGCGAGGTGGTGGTCACCAACACCCTCCCGCTGCCACCGGAGAAGCAGCTCGACAAGATCACCGTGCTGTCGATCGCCCCGCTGCTGGCCCGGGCGATCCGGGAGGTCTTCGACGACGGTTCGGTGACCACCCTCTTCGGCGGGCTGAGCTGA
- a CDS encoding DUF4383 domain-containing protein: MAHIPVNHPARPLFRAFAGLIGLYVLVFGVVGVAVTWGEPLFDRGDHQVLGLRANLAFALVSVVFGMIILVGAVHRGNLGHYLNLTVGVVFMVTALAMMTVLQTELNFLNFSMSTVIVSMLFGLTFLATGLYDKVGPVEHAESVDRVRRGQAA, from the coding sequence GTGGCCCACATCCCCGTCAACCATCCCGCCCGACCGCTCTTCCGCGCCTTCGCCGGCCTGATCGGCCTCTACGTGCTGGTCTTCGGGGTGGTGGGGGTGGCGGTCACCTGGGGTGAGCCGCTCTTCGACCGGGGCGACCACCAGGTGCTCGGCCTGCGGGCGAATCTGGCGTTCGCGCTGGTCTCCGTCGTCTTCGGCATGATCATCCTGGTTGGCGCCGTGCACCGGGGCAACCTGGGGCACTACCTGAATCTCACCGTCGGAGTGGTCTTCATGGTCACCGCGCTGGCGATGATGACCGTCCTGCAGACCGAGCTGAACTTTCTCAACTTCTCCATGTCGACGGTGATCGTCTCGATGCTCTTCGGGCTGACCTTCCTCGCCACCGGGCTCTACGACAAGGTCGGCCCGGTGGAGCACGCCGAGTCCGTCGACCGGGTCCGGCGGGGCCAGGCGGCCTGA
- a CDS encoding acyl-CoA desaturase — protein sequence MSTAVLDQSPVTPPTGPKPLTEGPQSPGILVALWGFVVIPFLALIAAVPVAWGGWLGWTDVAIAVPFYLVAGLGITVGFHRYFTHGSFKAKRWLRITLAVAGSLAIEGNITQWVADHRRHHAFSDVEGDPHSPWRFGTSVWGLTKGLFYAHVGWLFHRELSNRERFAPDLLADRDISRIDRLFPAIVIFTALAPAVAGGLLTWSWQGALTAFFWAGLVRIALLHHVTWSINSVCHVYGERPFEVRQGDKASNFWPLAIISFGESWHNLHHADPTSARHGVLRGQIDISARTIWVFEKLGWAYNVRWPKTDRIAAKLVKPGSST from the coding sequence ATGTCTACCGCCGTACTCGATCAGTCGCCCGTCACCCCGCCCACCGGCCCGAAACCGCTCACCGAAGGGCCGCAGTCCCCCGGCATCCTGGTCGCCCTCTGGGGCTTCGTCGTCATCCCGTTCCTGGCCCTGATCGCCGCCGTCCCGGTCGCCTGGGGTGGCTGGCTCGGCTGGACCGACGTGGCCATCGCCGTGCCGTTCTACCTGGTGGCCGGGCTCGGCATCACGGTCGGCTTCCACCGCTACTTCACGCACGGCTCATTCAAGGCCAAGCGGTGGCTGCGGATCACCCTCGCGGTGGCCGGCTCGCTCGCCATCGAGGGCAACATCACCCAGTGGGTCGCCGACCACCGCCGGCACCACGCCTTCTCCGACGTCGAGGGCGACCCGCACTCGCCGTGGCGGTTCGGCACCAGCGTCTGGGGCCTGACCAAGGGCCTGTTCTACGCGCACGTCGGCTGGTTGTTCCACCGCGAACTGTCCAACCGGGAGCGGTTCGCCCCCGACCTGCTCGCCGACCGGGACATCAGCCGGATCGACCGGCTCTTCCCGGCCATCGTCATCTTCACCGCGCTGGCCCCGGCCGTCGCCGGCGGCCTGCTCACCTGGTCCTGGCAGGGCGCACTCACCGCCTTCTTCTGGGCCGGGCTGGTCCGCATCGCGCTGCTGCACCACGTGACCTGGTCGATCAACTCGGTCTGCCACGTCTACGGTGAGCGCCCGTTCGAGGTGCGCCAGGGTGACAAGGCCTCCAACTTCTGGCCGCTGGCGATCATCTCGTTCGGCGAGAGCTGGCACAACCTGCACCACGCCGACCCCACCAGCGCCCGGCACGGCGTGCTGCGCGGCCAGATCGACATCTCGGCCCGGACCATCTGGGTCTTCGAGAAGCTCGGCTGGGCGTACAACGTGCGCTGGCCGAAGACCGACCGGATCGCCGCGAAGCTGGTGAAACCCGGCAGCTCGACCTGA
- a CDS encoding 50S ribosomal protein L25/general stress protein Ctc, which translates to MSEVKISAEPRTEFGKGGARRTRRAGKVPAVLYGHGEKPKHIALPAREFAAAIRHGGANQLFAIEISDGTQALALPKAIQRDPIKDSFEHIDLLLVRRGEKVTVEVPVQLVGEPARDTLVMHEHDTLSVTADATRLPDHLETSIDGLEPGSQVTAADVRLPQGVELAVDPELVVVVITAAPTAEQLAAETGEVGEPAEAEEAAEAPAEAAEGEAAPAQANAEA; encoded by the coding sequence GTGTCCGAGGTAAAGATCAGCGCCGAGCCCCGTACCGAGTTCGGCAAGGGTGGTGCCCGTCGTACCCGCCGGGCCGGCAAGGTGCCCGCCGTGCTGTACGGCCACGGCGAGAAGCCCAAGCACATCGCGCTGCCCGCGCGCGAGTTCGCCGCCGCGATCCGGCACGGCGGCGCCAACCAGCTCTTCGCCATCGAGATCAGCGACGGCACCCAGGCCCTCGCCCTGCCGAAGGCGATCCAGCGCGACCCGATCAAGGACAGCTTCGAGCACATCGACCTCCTCCTCGTCCGGCGCGGCGAGAAGGTCACCGTCGAGGTGCCGGTCCAGCTGGTCGGCGAGCCGGCCCGCGACACCCTGGTCATGCACGAGCACGACACCCTCTCCGTGACCGCGGATGCCACCCGGCTCCCCGACCACCTGGAGACCTCGATCGACGGCCTGGAGCCCGGCTCGCAGGTCACCGCCGCCGACGTCCGGCTGCCGCAGGGCGTCGAGCTCGCCGTCGACCCGGAGCTGGTGGTGGTCGTGATCACCGCCGCACCGACCGCCGAGCAGCTGGCCGCCGAGACCGGCGAGGTCGGCGAGCCGGCCGAGGCCGAGGAGGCCGCCGAGGCGCCGGCCGAGGCCGCCGAGGGCGAGGCCGCGCCGGCCCAGGCCAACGCCGAGGCCTGA
- the pth gene encoding aminoacyl-tRNA hydrolase — protein sequence MVDEARPWLVVGLGNPGREYARHRHNVGFLVADLLADRTGGKFSRHRRAVADVAEGRLGFGGPKLILAKPLTYMNLAGGPAAALAQFFKVPPGQVIAAHDELDLPYGTVRVKCGGGEGGHNGLRSMSKSLGTKEYVRVRVGIGRPPGRQDPADYVLSDFSAVQRKELDFIVDRAADVVESVVSEGVERTQNAYHGG from the coding sequence ATCGTGGACGAGGCGCGGCCGTGGCTGGTGGTCGGCCTGGGCAACCCCGGCCGGGAGTACGCCCGCCACCGGCACAACGTCGGCTTCCTGGTGGCCGACCTGCTGGCCGACCGGACCGGCGGCAAGTTCAGCCGGCACCGGCGGGCGGTCGCCGACGTCGCCGAGGGCCGGCTCGGCTTCGGCGGGCCGAAGCTGATCCTGGCCAAGCCGCTCACCTACATGAACCTCGCCGGCGGACCGGCGGCCGCGCTGGCCCAGTTCTTCAAGGTGCCGCCGGGGCAGGTGATCGCGGCCCACGACGAGCTGGACCTGCCGTACGGCACGGTGCGGGTGAAGTGCGGCGGCGGCGAGGGCGGCCACAACGGGCTGCGCTCGATGTCCAAGTCGCTCGGCACCAAGGAGTACGTCCGGGTCCGGGTCGGCATCGGCCGCCCGCCCGGCCGGCAGGACCCGGCCGACTACGTGCTCTCCGACTTCTCCGCCGTGCAGCGCAAGGAGCTGGACTTCATCGTGGACCGGGCCGCCGACGTGGTCGAGTCGGTGGTCAGCGAGGGCGTGGAACGGACCCAGAACGCGTACCACGGGGGGTAG
- the glmU gene encoding bifunctional UDP-N-acetylglucosamine diphosphorylase/glucosamine-1-phosphate N-acetyltransferase GlmU, whose translation MPRPAGRPDGSILVSQPRIRTAVILAAGEGKRMRSALPKVLHPLLGRTLLGHVLAAAEPLAAHRTLVVVGHGADQVTAHLAEIAPDAATVLQAEQRGTGHAVRIALDALTDLTGTVVVMNGDVPLLRPETVGALIADHESTGVAATVLAAEVADPTGLGRIVRDQAGRLEQIVEERDATEDQRRIREVNAGIYAFDAVLLRELLGKLSTDNDQGEEYLTDVFGLLAGAGDPVGVHLAGDPVETLGCNDRVELATLRGLLRDRVNESWMRSGVTLLDPASTWIDVTVMLGRDAVVDQNTQLRGATVVGAEALVGPDVTVVDSSVGAGATVLRSHVVGAEIGPRASVGPYAYLRPEAVLRERAKAGTFVEVKKSELGEGAKVPHLSYVGDATIGPKANIGAGTIFANYDGVRKHHTTVGEAAFIGCDTTLVAPVEVGAGAYVAAGSAITTSVPSGALGVTRAQQRDIEGWVARRRPGTTSAEAADRARREAAGTDEGESSHEPPRGGGDGAEARHTATE comes from the coding sequence ATGCCGCGACCTGCCGGCCGTCCTGACGGGAGCATTCTCGTGTCCCAGCCCCGGATCCGCACCGCCGTCATCCTCGCCGCCGGCGAGGGCAAACGGATGAGGTCCGCGCTGCCCAAGGTGTTGCACCCGCTGCTCGGCCGCACCCTGCTCGGGCACGTGCTGGCCGCCGCCGAACCGCTCGCCGCGCACCGCACCCTGGTCGTGGTCGGACACGGCGCCGACCAGGTCACCGCCCACCTCGCCGAGATCGCCCCGGACGCCGCCACCGTCCTGCAGGCCGAACAGCGCGGCACCGGGCACGCCGTCCGGATCGCGCTCGACGCACTCACCGACCTGACCGGCACCGTCGTGGTGATGAACGGTGACGTGCCGCTGCTGCGCCCGGAGACCGTCGGCGCGCTGATCGCCGACCACGAGTCGACCGGGGTCGCGGCCACCGTGCTGGCGGCCGAGGTGGCCGACCCGACCGGGCTCGGCCGGATCGTGCGCGACCAGGCCGGCCGGCTGGAGCAGATCGTCGAGGAGCGGGACGCGACCGAGGACCAGCGGCGCATCCGCGAGGTGAACGCCGGCATCTACGCCTTCGACGCGGTGCTGCTGCGCGAGCTGCTCGGCAAGCTCTCCACCGACAACGACCAGGGCGAGGAATACCTCACCGACGTCTTCGGGCTGCTGGCCGGCGCGGGCGATCCGGTCGGCGTGCACCTCGCCGGGGACCCGGTGGAGACCCTCGGCTGCAACGACCGGGTCGAGTTGGCGACGCTGCGCGGGCTGCTGCGCGACCGGGTCAACGAGAGCTGGATGCGCTCCGGCGTCACCCTCCTCGACCCGGCCTCCACCTGGATCGACGTCACCGTGATGCTCGGCCGGGACGCGGTGGTCGACCAGAACACCCAGCTGCGCGGCGCCACCGTGGTCGGCGCCGAGGCGCTCGTCGGGCCGGACGTGACGGTCGTCGACAGCAGCGTCGGGGCCGGCGCCACCGTGCTGCGCAGCCACGTCGTCGGCGCCGAGATCGGCCCCCGGGCCAGCGTCGGCCCCTACGCCTACCTGCGGCCGGAGGCCGTGCTGCGCGAACGCGCCAAGGCCGGGACCTTCGTGGAGGTGAAGAAGTCCGAGCTCGGCGAGGGCGCCAAGGTGCCGCACCTGAGCTACGTCGGGGACGCCACCATCGGCCCGAAGGCGAACATCGGCGCCGGGACGATCTTCGCCAACTACGACGGGGTACGCAAACACCACACCACCGTCGGCGAGGCCGCCTTCATCGGCTGCGACACCACCCTGGTGGCACCCGTCGAGGTGGGGGCCGGGGCGTACGTGGCGGCCGGCAGCGCGATCACCACGAGCGTGCCGTCCGGCGCGCTCGGCGTGACCCGCGCCCAGCAGCGCGACATCGAGGGCTGGGTGGCCCGCCGCCGGCCCGGCACCACCTCGGCGGAGGCCGCCGACCGCGCCCGGCGGGAGGCGGCCGGCACCGACGAGGGTGAGTCATCGCACGAGCCGCCGCGCGGCGGTGGCGACGGCGCCGAAGCCAGGCATACTGCAACCGAATAG
- a CDS encoding GTP-binding protein: MTATVPHTATEPELRAMDLLRFATAGSVDDGKSTLIGRLLYDTKSLFTDQLAAVEAVSSARGDEYTNLALLTDGLRAEREQGITIDVAYRYFATPRRKFIIADTPGHIQYTRNMVTGASTADLALILVDARKGLVEQSRRHAFLCSLLRVPHLVLCVNKMDLVDWSQEVFERIADEFTSFAAKLEAPDLTVVPISALHGDNIVTRSEKTPWYEGPSLLHHLEHVHIASDRNLVDVRFPVQYVIRPQSTTVTDYRGYAGQVASGVLKPGDEVMVLPSGFTTRIAAIETADGPVTEAFPPMSVTVRLADELDVSRGDLICRPNNAPAVAQDLEAMVCWMDESQPLRVGAKYTIKHTTRTARAVVRGLHYRLDVNSLHRDESAAELALNEIGRIRLRTTVPLLADDYRRNRTTGGFIIIDEGTNRTVGAGMIVETS; encoded by the coding sequence ATGACCGCGACGGTGCCGCACACCGCCACCGAGCCGGAGCTCCGCGCCATGGACCTGCTGCGGTTCGCCACCGCCGGCAGCGTCGACGACGGCAAGTCGACGCTCATCGGCCGGCTGCTATACGACACCAAGTCGCTCTTCACCGACCAGCTCGCCGCCGTCGAGGCGGTCAGCTCGGCCCGGGGCGACGAATACACCAATCTGGCGCTGCTCACCGACGGCCTGCGGGCCGAGCGGGAGCAGGGCATCACCATCGACGTGGCGTACCGCTACTTCGCCACCCCGCGGCGGAAGTTCATCATCGCCGACACCCCGGGGCACATCCAGTACACCCGCAACATGGTCACCGGCGCCTCCACCGCCGACCTGGCGCTGATCCTGGTGGACGCCCGCAAGGGCCTGGTCGAGCAGTCCCGCCGGCACGCGTTCCTCTGCTCCCTGCTGCGGGTGCCGCACCTGGTCCTCTGCGTCAACAAGATGGACCTGGTGGACTGGTCCCAGGAGGTCTTCGAGCGGATCGCCGACGAGTTCACCTCGTTCGCGGCCAAGCTGGAGGCGCCCGACCTGACCGTGGTGCCGATCTCCGCGCTGCACGGCGACAACATCGTCACCCGCTCCGAGAAGACCCCCTGGTACGAGGGGCCGTCGCTGCTGCACCACCTGGAGCACGTGCACATCGCCTCGGACCGCAACCTGGTCGACGTGCGGTTCCCGGTCCAGTACGTGATCCGGCCGCAGTCGACCACCGTCACCGACTACCGCGGCTACGCCGGCCAGGTCGCCTCCGGGGTGCTCAAGCCCGGCGACGAGGTGATGGTGCTGCCGTCCGGCTTCACCACCCGGATCGCCGCGATCGAGACCGCCGACGGGCCGGTGACCGAGGCGTTCCCGCCGATGTCGGTGACCGTCCGGCTCGCCGACGAACTGGACGTCTCCCGGGGTGATCTGATCTGCCGGCCGAACAACGCGCCGGCGGTCGCCCAGGACCTGGAGGCGATGGTCTGCTGGATGGACGAGTCGCAGCCGCTGCGGGTGGGCGCGAAGTACACCATCAAGCACACCACCCGGACCGCGCGGGCGGTGGTGCGCGGGCTGCACTACCGGCTCGACGTCAACTCGCTGCACCGCGACGAGTCGGCGGCCGAGCTGGCGCTCAACGAGATCGGCCGGATCCGGCTCCGGACCACCGTGCCGCTGCTCGCCGACGACTACCGGCGCAACCGCACCACCGGCGGGTTCATCATCATCGACGAGGGCACCAACCGGACGGTCGGCGCCGGGATGATCGTCGAGACCTCCTGA
- a CDS encoding DUF4383 domain-containing protein yields MHNPVNHPAQPIYRAIGGLIGIYLVIFGVLGVVETGGGELFAQDDTAVLGQGSNFGFSIISVLLGVLLLVAAGIGRNIDVAVNTWLGYGLMALGLLALAFLRTDVNYLNFSIATVVVVMILGQVLLVAGMYGRVGSDDESRAWQDGRLRA; encoded by the coding sequence ATGCACAACCCGGTCAACCACCCCGCGCAGCCGATCTACCGGGCGATCGGCGGCCTGATCGGCATCTACCTGGTCATCTTCGGGGTGCTGGGGGTGGTCGAGACCGGCGGCGGGGAACTCTTCGCGCAGGACGACACCGCGGTGCTCGGGCAGGGCAGCAACTTCGGCTTCTCGATCATCTCGGTGCTGCTCGGCGTGCTGCTGCTGGTCGCCGCCGGCATCGGCCGCAACATCGACGTCGCGGTCAACACCTGGCTCGGGTACGGACTGATGGCGCTCGGCCTGCTCGCGTTGGCCTTCCTGCGAACCGACGTCAACTACCTGAACTTCAGCATCGCCACCGTCGTGGTCGTCATGATCCTCGGCCAGGTGCTGCTGGTCGCCGGGATGTACGGCCGGGTCGGCTCGGACGACGAGAGCCGGGCCTGGCAGGACGGCCGGCTGCGCGCCTGA
- the cysD gene encoding sulfate adenylyltransferase subunit CysD, with protein sequence MSPTAAYRVSHLAALEAESIFVIREVVAELERPVLLFSGGKDSIVMLRLAEKAFAPARIPFPVMHVDTGHNFPEVLAFRDRRVAELGLHLVVASVPEALQAGLVRESADGMRNRIQTPVLLAAVEKYRFDALFGGARRDEEKARAKERVFSFRDDFGQWDPKNQRPELWSLYNGRHHPGESIRVFPLSNWTELDVWHYIARENLALPSIYYAHDREVIERDGMLYAVNEFLPARDGETPFVERVRYRTVGDASCTAAVRSDADTVQTVIDEVAATRITERGATRGDDRVSEAAMEDRKREGYF encoded by the coding sequence ATGAGCCCGACGGCCGCGTACCGGGTGTCGCACCTCGCGGCGCTCGAAGCCGAGAGCATCTTCGTCATCCGCGAGGTGGTGGCGGAGCTGGAACGTCCGGTGTTGCTCTTCTCCGGCGGCAAGGACTCGATCGTGATGCTCCGGCTCGCCGAGAAGGCGTTCGCGCCGGCCCGGATTCCGTTCCCGGTGATGCACGTCGACACCGGGCACAACTTCCCGGAGGTGCTGGCGTTCCGGGACCGCCGGGTCGCCGAGCTCGGGCTGCACCTGGTGGTGGCGAGCGTGCCGGAGGCCCTGCAGGCCGGCCTGGTCCGCGAGTCCGCCGACGGCATGCGCAACCGGATCCAGACCCCGGTGCTGCTGGCGGCGGTCGAGAAGTACCGGTTCGACGCCCTGTTCGGCGGCGCCCGCCGGGACGAGGAGAAGGCCCGGGCCAAGGAGCGGGTGTTCAGCTTCCGGGACGACTTCGGCCAGTGGGACCCGAAGAACCAGCGTCCCGAACTCTGGTCGCTCTACAACGGCCGGCACCACCCGGGCGAGTCGATCCGGGTCTTCCCGCTCTCCAACTGGACCGAGCTGGACGTCTGGCACTACATCGCCCGGGAGAACCTCGCCCTGCCGTCGATCTACTACGCGCACGACCGCGAGGTGATCGAGCGGGACGGGATGCTCTACGCGGTGAACGAGTTCCTGCCGGCCCGCGACGGCGAGACCCCCTTCGTCGAACGGGTCCGCTACCGGACCGTCGGCGACGCCTCCTGCACGGCCGCCGTCCGCTCCGACGCCGACACCGTGCAGACGGTGATCGACGAGGTGGCCGCCACCCGGATCACCGAGCGGGGTGCCACCCGGGGCGACGACCGGGTCAGCGAGGCCGCCATGGAAGACCGCAAGCGGGAAGGTTACTTCTGA